The genomic stretch GCACCGAGGCTCGCGCAGTCGTCGCCACCGCGCCCCGAATTCACCACCGCCTCCATCATCTGCGCGGCGAGCGCGGTGGCCGGGGCGAACACGCCATTGTCCCGCACCGCACCGAGTGCCAGGCGCATGTCCTTGCGCATCAACTCAGCGCGGAAGCCCGGCTTGAAGTTGCGGTCGAGCATGCGCTTTGCGTGGTTCTCGAGCACGAAGGACCGGGCCGAACCGCCCAGCAGCGCCTGGCGCATCAGCATGGGGTCGAGCCCGGCCTTGCGGCCCATGGCGAGCGCTTCGGCCGCGGCCTGCATCGCACTCACGATGATCAGCTGGTTGGCCGATTTGCAGACCTGCCCGGAGCCGGCGGGACCCAGCAGCGTGATGGTCTTGCCCACCGCGTCGAACACCGCCCGCGCAGCCGAAAAACCGGCATCGGCACCGCCCACCATGCAGGTGAGGGTGCCATCGATTGCCCCCTGCGGCCCGCCCGAGACCGGGCTGTCCAGCAGTACGATCCCGCGATCCGCCATGCGCGCGGCGAAGGCGGCCGAGGCGGCGGCCGCGATGGTCGAGAAGTCGATTACCACGGTGCCAGGTGCCGCGCCCTCGATCACGCCGTTCTCGCCGAACAGCACCGCCTCGACATCGGGCGTATCGGGCACGCACAGGCAGACACAGTCTGCGCCATCGGCGGCATCGGCGGCGTTCGCGGCCCATTGCGCGCCGGCGGCGACCAGCGGTTCGGCCTTGGCGCGGCTGCGTGTCGCGACCGTCAGCGCGAAGCCGGCCCGCAGGATATTGGCGGCCATGGCCGCACCCATCACCCCCATGCCGATGAAGGCGATACGCGCAGGTGGCGTGATGGGGGTCATGGCGGTGCCTCACAAGTTCCCGGGACGGGCGAAACCATGACGCGGCTGACGCGTTGCGCCAAGGCGGGGCAGGTTTTCAGCCGCCCTCTGCACAAGGAGCCATGTCCATGTCATCGACCCGTCTTCGCCTCGCCGCCATTCTCGCCGGCGCGATCGCCGCGGCGCCCGCCATGGCGCAGACCCCGGCCCCCGGCACACCGAGCCCCACCGGCGGCCAGGCCGCGCAGCAGACCGGGCGCGTGAGCATCGGCTCGTTGCGCTGCGACGTCGCTGCCGGCACCAGCTTCATCTTCGGCTCGACACGCCAGGTGACCTGCCTGTTCTCCCCGGCGCGCGGCAATCCCGAGCGCTACACCGGCGAAATCCGCCGCTTCGGCGTCGATATCGGCTTCACCGGCGCGGCGGTGATGCTGTGGGGCGTGCTGGGCAGCTCGGGCGATACGCGCCCCGGCGCGCTGGCGGGCACCTATGCGGGTGTCTCGGCGGGTGCGACGGCCGGGGTGGGCGTGGGCGCGAATGTGCTCGTGGGCGGCAGCGACCGCGGCATTGCACTGCAGCCGGTCAGCGTCGAGGGCAATACCGGCCTGAACATCGCGCTGGGCGTCGGCGAGCTGGTGCTGACGGCGGCGCCGTAAGCCTTCAGTAGCCGGGCGCCGCCTCAGGCGGCGCGGCTGCGCGCCATGCACCGGCGCGCCCGGCAGGACTACAATCCTGGGCGCGGTTGCGCCGTGCGCTCCCGGCTCGCATCGCGGGCCGCGGAGGCTGCACGCTCAGCGGGTGGGCGTCGGCGGCGTGGTGGAATAATCGTAGAAGCCACGCCCCGATTTCCGCCCGAGCCAGCCGGCTTCGACATACTTCGCGAGCAGCGGCGATGGCCGGTACTTCGGGTCGCCCAGCCCTTCGCGCAGCACCTTCATCACGCTCAGCAGCGTATCGAGGCCCACGAAATCCGCGAGCTCGAGCGGCCCCATCGGGTGGTTCGCGCCAAGCTTCAGCCCGTCATCGATGGCGCGCACATCCCCCACGCCTTCCATCAGCGCCTGGATCGCCTCGTTGAGCATGGGGCACAGGATGCGGTTGACCACGAAGCCCGGCCAGTCGCCGGCGGGTACCGCCACCTTGCCCATGCGTTCGGCCAGCGCCGTCACGGCGGCGGCGGTAGCGTCATCGGTGGCCAGGCCGCGGATGATCTCGACCAGCTTCATCATCGGCACGGGGTTGAAGAAGTGCATGCCGATGAAGCGCGCGGGGCGGTCGGTGGCGGCCGCCAGGCGCGTGATCGGGATGGATGACGTGTTCGACGCCAGGATCGCCTCGGGCTTCAGGATCGGGCAGAGCGCGGCGAAGATCTTGACCTTGATCGCCTCGTTCTCGGTCGCCGCCTCGATCACCATGTCACAGCCGGCGAAGGCGTCGTTGGTGGTGGCGGTGGTGATGCGCCCCAGCGCGGCGGCCTTGTCCTCGGCGGTCAGCAGGCCCTTCTTCACCTGCCGGTCCATGTTGCCGGACATGGTCGCCAGCGCCTTGTCGAGCGCGGGCTGGCTCACATCCATCAGCACGACTGACAGGCCCGACTGCGCCGCGACATGCGCGATGCCATTGCCCATCAGCCCGGCGCCGATGACGCCGAGGGTCTTGATCTCCGCCATGTCCGTGTCCTCGTTGGAAAGAAGAAGGGCGCCCCGAGGGGCGCCCCGTGCCGGTCAGCCCTTGGCCAGTTCCGCTTCGAGTTCCGGCACGGCCTTGAACAGGTCCGCCACCAGGCCGTAATCCGCCACTTGGAAGATCGGCGCTTCCTCGTCCTTGTTGATGGCGACGATGACCTTGCTGTCCTTCATGCCGGCCAGGTGCTGGATGGCGCCCGAGATGCCGACCGCAATGTAGAGGTCCGGCGCGACGATCTTGCCGGTCTGGCCGACCTGCATGTCGTTGGGCGCGTAGCCGGCATCGACCGCGGCGCGCGACGCGCCGACCGCCGCGCCGAGCTTGTCGGCGACCTTCTCGATGATGGCGAAGTTCTCGGCCGACGCCATGGCGCGGCCACCGGAGATGACGATGCGCGCCGCGGTGAGTTCCGGCCGCTCCGACTTCACGATCTCGGAGCCCAGGAACGTGGACAGCCCCGGATCGGCGGCGGCGGGCGCGGCCTCGATCGCCGCAGACCCGCCCTCGGCGGGGACGGGGTCGAAGGATGCGGCGCGCACGGTGATCACCTTCGTCGCGTCGGACGACTTCACCGTGGCCATCGCGTTGCCGGCATAGATCGGGCGCACGAAGGTGTCGGCATCCACCACGCCGGCGATGTCCGACAGGATCTGCACGTCCAGCAGCGCGGCGACGCGCGGCATCACGTTCTTGCCGGCAGCGGAGGCGGGGGCGAGCAGGTGCGAATAGCCAGGCGCCAGCGCCACCAGCAGTGCCGCGAGCGGTTCGGCCAGCACGGGGCCCTCGGCGCCGGTCAGCACCTTCGCCACGCCGGGCATCTTCGCTGCGGCGGCTGCGCCGGCGGCGGCGCCATCGCCGGTGACAAGCACATGCACCTCGCCCAGCGACGCGGCCGCCGCGACGGTGCTGCGGGTGGGCTGTGAGACGGCGCCGTCCTTGTGGTCGGCCAGGATCAGGACGGTCATGGTCAGATCACCTTCGCTTCGGTGCGCAGCATCGCGACAAGTTCCTCGACCGACCCCACCTTGCGGCCGGCCTGGCGCTTGGCCGGTTCCTCGACCTTCAGCACGGTCAGGCGCGGGGTCACGTCCACGCCGAGGTCGGCCGGCTTCACCGTCTCGATCGGCTTCTTGCGCGCCTTCATGATGTTCGGCAGCGACGCGTAGCGCGGTTCGTTCAGCCGCAGGTCGGTGGTCACGATCGCCGGAAGCTTCAGCGACACGGTCTCGAGCCCGCCATCGACTTCGCGCGTCACCTTCAGGGTGTCGCCGTCCTTCTCGATCTTGGACGCGAAGGTGCCCTGGCCCCAGCCGAGCAGCGCGGCCAGCATCTGTCCGGTGGCGTTCATGTCGTCGTCGATCGCCTGCTTGCCCAGGATGACCAGCGCGGGGTCCTCCTTGGCCACGATCGCCTTCAGGATCTTGGCGACGGCGAGCGGTTCCAGCACGCCGTCATGTTCGACCAGGATGCCGCGGTCGGCCCCCATGGCGAGCGCGGTACGGATCTGTTCCTGCGCCGCGGTCGGGCCGGCGGAGATCGCCACGATCTCGGTAGCCACGCCCTTTTCCTTGAGGCGCACGGCTTCCTCGACCGCGATCTCGTCGAAGGGGTTCATCGACATCTTGACGTTCGCCGTCTCGACGCCGGTGCCGTCCGCCTTCACGCGGACCTTCACATTGTAGTCGACCACCCGCTTGACGGGGACGAGGACCTTCATGGCGCGACCGTGTGCCTTTCGGTGGTGTTGGCGCGGCGTGCCGCGCGGGGGTGTTGGCGCGGCGGGCCGCGCAGGTGGCAAGGGCGATGCGGGCGGAAAATACGGGGCGAGCCCTGCCGCGGCAAGGCTGGCCCTAGCGTTTCAGCAAGGTCAGCAGGATCGCGAAGAGCCCCAGGGCCAGGAATTGCAGCCCGATGCGCCAGCGCATCAGCCGCTGGGCGCGGCCAGAATCGCCGCTGCCCCCGGCCATGCCCAGGATGCCCGCGAGCAGCACGCCGACCGTCGCCAGCATGGCGATGCCGACCAGGATGGTGAGGACCGTGGTCATGCCCGCCACCTAACCCCGATTCAGCGCTTCGCAACACCCCCGCCGCCGCGGATCAGCACTGCGCCCAACAGGGCGGTCCCGACGCATAGCCCGAAGCCCAGTGCATAGCCGCCCGAGGCCTGGACCAGCGCGGTGAAGGCCGGCGGGCCCACCAGCATGCACGCGCCGAATACGAAGCCCGCCGCCGCCGTCGCGGCGCCGACCTGGCCGGCGGGTGCGAGGCGCGCCGTCTCGGCCAGGAACACGCCGTTCCAGCCGATTGCGGTCGCGCCCATGCCCATGCCCGCCAGCGTCAGCAACAGCCCCGGCCAGTCCGGCCCGGCCAGTAGCAACGCCGCGCCGGAAGCCGCCGCGCCGACCCCTAGGCCGGTCAGCACGGGTCCGGCCCCCACCCGGTCCGCCACCAGGCCCCACAGGATGCGCCCAGCGACGCCCGCGGCCTGCGCCATGGCCAGGCGCAGCCCGGCTTCTGTCAGCGGCACGCCCAGGGCTTCGACCTGGAACACCACGAAGAAGGAGGAAAAGCAGAACTGCGAAACGCCATAGAGCGCCGACATCAGCGTCATGCGCCGCAGCACCGGTACGTCGCGCAGGATGCCCAGGCTGCCCAGTGCCGCCGCCCAGGCCGCGCCCAGGCTGCCGATCGCGGCCGTCCGGTCCCGTTCGGCATCGAGGGCGGCGCGCAGCGGCTGGAGCACCAGCGCCGAGACCGCCAGGAACGCCGCCACCGCCAGCACCCCTGCCCGCCAGCCCCATGCCGCCGCGATGGCCGGCGTGGCGGCGGCGATCAGCATGGCCCCCGCCGGCACGCCGCATTGCTTCAGGCTGAAGATCAGCGCGCGCCGGTTGGGCGGCGCCTTCTGTGCCAGCAGGTGGCTGCCCGCCGGCGTGACCGGCCCATGCCCCAGGCCACCCAGCAGCGCCGAGGCCGCCAGCGCGACCGGATGTCCCAGCGCCGCCACCGCCACCGCGGCGCCGCAGACCACCAGGCCCGCCTGCAGCACCCGGATGCCGCCATAGCGCCGGATGAAGGCCCCCGCGAGCGGCCCCGACACCAGCGCCCCGCCATAGACCAGCGCCGTATGCACCCCGGCCAGTGCCGCAGGAATGCCCACTTCCGCCGCTATCGCCGGGGCCAGCACGGGCACCGCGAGGAACACGCCCATGCCGGCCAGATGCGTCCCCAGAAGGGCGAACATCACGGTCCAGACGGAAGGGGCGTGTATCATGCTGCACCGCAATGCTGCGCCGGCCGGGGGCATCCGTCCACCGGGGGCGGCGACTTGACCCGGCCCGCCCGGATGGGGTCCCTGCCGGCATGACCGGGTTCCGACGCCAGATCCTCGCGCTTTCGTGTCTGCTCGTGCTGGGCCTGGGCGGGCTGTTGGCCGCCCAGACCGTGCCGGTGGAAGCGCCCGAGCCATTGCCGCCGGCCGAGACCGCGCCCAGCGCCACCGAGGCGGTGCCCGCGCCGC from Roseomonas fluvialis encodes the following:
- a CDS encoding NAD(P)-dependent oxidoreductase, translated to MTPITPPARIAFIGMGVMGAAMAANILRAGFALTVATRSRAKAEPLVAAGAQWAANAADAADGADCVCLCVPDTPDVEAVLFGENGVIEGAAPGTVVIDFSTIAAAASAAFAARMADRGIVLLDSPVSGGPQGAIDGTLTCMVGGADAGFSAARAVFDAVGKTITLLGPAGSGQVCKSANQLIIVSAMQAAAEALAMGRKAGLDPMLMRQALLGGSARSFVLENHAKRMLDRNFKPGFRAELMRKDMRLALGAVRDNGVFAPATALAAQMMEAVVNSGRGGDDCASLGALVAELSGLKD
- a CDS encoding DUF992 domain-containing protein, coding for MSSTRLRLAAILAGAIAAAPAMAQTPAPGTPSPTGGQAAQQTGRVSIGSLRCDVAAGTSFIFGSTRQVTCLFSPARGNPERYTGEIRRFGVDIGFTGAAVMLWGVLGSSGDTRPGALAGTYAGVSAGATAGVGVGANVLVGGSDRGIALQPVSVEGNTGLNIALGVGELVLTAAP
- a CDS encoding 3-hydroxybutyryl-CoA dehydrogenase, encoding MAEIKTLGVIGAGLMGNGIAHVAAQSGLSVVLMDVSQPALDKALATMSGNMDRQVKKGLLTAEDKAAALGRITTATTNDAFAGCDMVIEAATENEAIKVKIFAALCPILKPEAILASNTSSIPITRLAAATDRPARFIGMHFFNPVPMMKLVEIIRGLATDDATAAAVTALAERMGKVAVPAGDWPGFVVNRILCPMLNEAIQALMEGVGDVRAIDDGLKLGANHPMGPLELADFVGLDTLLSVMKVLREGLGDPKYRPSPLLAKYVEAGWLGRKSGRGFYDYSTTPPTPTR
- a CDS encoding electron transfer flavoprotein subunit alpha/FixB family protein; translated protein: MTVLILADHKDGAVSQPTRSTVAAAASLGEVHVLVTGDGAAAGAAAAAKMPGVAKVLTGAEGPVLAEPLAALLVALAPGYSHLLAPASAAGKNVMPRVAALLDVQILSDIAGVVDADTFVRPIYAGNAMATVKSSDATKVITVRAASFDPVPAEGGSAAIEAAPAAADPGLSTFLGSEIVKSERPELTAARIVISGGRAMASAENFAIIEKVADKLGAAVGASRAAVDAGYAPNDMQVGQTGKIVAPDLYIAVGISGAIQHLAGMKDSKVIVAINKDEEAPIFQVADYGLVADLFKAVPELEAELAKG
- a CDS encoding electron transfer flavoprotein subunit beta/FixA family protein; its protein translation is MKVLVPVKRVVDYNVKVRVKADGTGVETANVKMSMNPFDEIAVEEAVRLKEKGVATEIVAISAGPTAAQEQIRTALAMGADRGILVEHDGVLEPLAVAKILKAIVAKEDPALVILGKQAIDDDMNATGQMLAALLGWGQGTFASKIEKDGDTLKVTREVDGGLETVSLKLPAIVTTDLRLNEPRYASLPNIMKARKKPIETVKPADLGVDVTPRLTVLKVEEPAKRQAGRKVGSVEELVAMLRTEAKVI
- a CDS encoding twin transmembrane helix small protein; protein product: MTTVLTILVGIAMLATVGVLLAGILGMAGGSGDSGRAQRLMRWRIGLQFLALGLFAILLTLLKR
- a CDS encoding MFS transporter, which encodes MIHAPSVWTVMFALLGTHLAGMGVFLAVPVLAPAIAAEVGIPAALAGVHTALVYGGALVSGPLAGAFIRRYGGIRVLQAGLVVCGAAVAVAALGHPVALAASALLGGLGHGPVTPAGSHLLAQKAPPNRRALIFSLKQCGVPAGAMLIAAATPAIAAAWGWRAGVLAVAAFLAVSALVLQPLRAALDAERDRTAAIGSLGAAWAAALGSLGILRDVPVLRRMTLMSALYGVSQFCFSSFFVVFQVEALGVPLTEAGLRLAMAQAAGVAGRILWGLVADRVGAGPVLTGLGVGAAASGAALLLAGPDWPGLLLTLAGMGMGATAIGWNGVFLAETARLAPAGQVGAATAAAGFVFGACMLVGPPAFTALVQASGGYALGFGLCVGTALLGAVLIRGGGGVAKR